From the genome of Raphanus sativus cultivar WK10039 unplaced genomic scaffold, ASM80110v3 Scaffold1271, whole genome shotgun sequence:
AGGCCAACAAGTGGATACGCTTTCAGCTCTACTTCTCAGATTGGTGGTCTTGCTCCTGATAGCCGAAGCCTACGCTTTTTGAAGCAGGTTTGTCTCCTCTTCGTTCTTCATTGTCAATGTTAACTTAGATGTCTGACAGTTCTTAGCATCCATTGTCGTTTGTTTTCTTAGGAGATAGATCTTCGGTGTGCTGTTCCTTTGTGGGGGTTTTACAACGCTGCTCTAAACTTTGGTGTCTCTGGGGGCGTCACATTCCCATGGGGAAGCGGATACCAGAACCGCCCTTCCTCTGTGCCAGAGAGGTTCTTCTTGGGTGGCAATTCGTCTCCTGTATGCTCTTTAGGTGGGCCATCAGCTCTATGGGGATTCAAGACCAGAGGACTTGGTCCCAACGAGCCAAAGAGGAAAGGAGATAACGAAAGAGATTTCGTTGGAGGAGACGCTGCCGTGACTGCATTTGCGGATCTCTCATTTGATTTGCCAGTGAGATGGTTAAGAGAGAGAGGTGTGCACGGGCATGTGTTTGCTTGTGCTGGGAATATGGCAAAGCTATCAGAGAATGAGTTTAGAAACTTAACTGCTCCAAAGTTGTTGGAGACGTTTAGAACTTCGGTTGGTGCTGGACTCGTGTTGCCAACTAGTCTTTTCCGTATGGAGGTTTGGTTCTCATTACTAATCGccttttctatatattttatacaatgAAAGTTAGATGACTGACACCAAAGCt
Proteins encoded in this window:
- the LOC130503967 gene encoding uncharacterized protein LOC130503967 is translated as PTSGYAFSSTSQIGGLAPDSRSLRFLKQEIDLRCAVPLWGFYNAALNFGVSGGVTFPWGSGYQNRPSSVPERFFLGGNSSPVCSLGGPSALWGFKTRGLGPNEPKRKGDNERDFVGGDAAVTAFADLSFDLPVRWLRERGVHGHVFACAGNMAKLSENEFRNLTAPKLLETFRTSVGAGLVLPTSLFRMEINYCYILKKQEHDRAKTGFFLTFSA